One Vibrio penaeicida DNA segment encodes these proteins:
- a CDS encoding PilZ domain-containing protein, which yields MIERRRFSRVIYQAPAKLVQGDLTVNSDIRDLSLHGLLLSGSPDNHDFDTSNMLYVDIELPDSDIVISLEAEIVELNDNFMRLSIHHIDIDSISHLKRLVELNVGDEALLHREIEQLSDLGA from the coding sequence ATGATTGAACGCCGTCGATTTTCTCGCGTAATCTACCAAGCCCCCGCAAAATTGGTGCAAGGCGACTTAACTGTAAACAGTGACATTCGAGATCTTTCTCTGCATGGTCTTTTGCTTTCTGGCTCACCTGATAATCATGATTTCGATACAAGTAACATGCTGTATGTCGACATCGAGTTACCTGATAGTGACATTGTGATATCATTGGAAGCTGAAATAGTGGAGCTAAACGATAATTTTATGCGTCTTAGCATTCATCATATTGATATCGACAGCATCAGCCACTTGAAGCGACTGGTCGAGCTGAATGTTGGCGATGAAGCCCTTTTGCACAGAGAAATTGAGCAGCTATCTGATTTAGGTGCTTAA
- a CDS encoding M23 family metallopeptidase, with product MSRQIQISIPTSSGVQHFFVGRKATALVVLSLFALPSLLGTSVYQYFSAQSSAENTLARSEQNFSHAQSQIDYLDQKSDQFKALYEAQISTNHSLTQELEEKKGEILTLGKRVNDVESVLGITQETSVVDYAELSLEQRIDAAAINSAVRATMFRLLPNDSPVLYQRISSNYGYRKNPITGRRHRHLGIDLTCQRGEQVLAPADGVVELRRPSKKGYGNLLKLRHAFGFMTSYAHLQGFNVRSGQFVKKGDVVATCGNSGNSTGPHLHYEVRFLGRTLNPKHFMDWTPENFDTLFEKERSIKWASLVDVMSNVVKLQVLLTQNPSSAPSSVDTVKNTSSTPAVN from the coding sequence ATGTCACGACAAATACAAATATCAATCCCGACTTCGTCTGGGGTTCAGCACTTTTTTGTGGGAAGAAAAGCAACTGCATTGGTTGTTCTTTCTCTTTTTGCCCTCCCTAGCTTACTTGGCACCTCTGTTTATCAGTATTTCTCTGCCCAATCCAGTGCAGAGAATACACTGGCAAGATCAGAGCAAAACTTCAGTCATGCCCAATCTCAAATCGACTATCTCGACCAAAAGAGCGATCAATTTAAAGCTCTGTATGAAGCTCAAATCAGCACGAACCATTCTCTGACTCAAGAACTGGAAGAGAAGAAAGGAGAAATCCTAACTCTAGGCAAGCGTGTGAATGATGTGGAATCAGTGCTTGGGATTACGCAAGAAACATCCGTCGTAGACTATGCAGAATTGTCTTTAGAGCAGAGAATTGATGCTGCCGCGATCAACTCCGCTGTGCGTGCCACTATGTTTCGATTACTTCCTAATGACAGCCCTGTTCTTTATCAACGAATTTCATCCAACTACGGCTATCGAAAAAACCCAATTACAGGCAGACGCCACCGACATTTGGGTATAGACCTCACGTGCCAACGTGGAGAGCAAGTACTGGCTCCCGCAGATGGCGTAGTTGAGCTAAGACGCCCAAGTAAGAAAGGGTATGGCAATTTATTGAAGTTACGCCATGCTTTTGGATTCATGACGTCATACGCACACTTGCAGGGTTTTAACGTCCGTAGCGGTCAGTTTGTAAAGAAGGGTGATGTCGTTGCAACATGTGGAAACTCGGGCAACTCTACCGGTCCTCACCTACATTATGAAGTACGATTTTTAGGTAGAACATTAAACCCTAAACACTTTATGGACTGGACTCCCGAAAACTTTGATACTTTGTTCGAAAAAGAACGCAGTATTAAATGGGCATCTCTGGTCGATGTCATGAGCAACGTTGTGAAGCTGCAGGTCTTGTTGACACAAAACCCAAGCTCGGCACCTAGCTCGGTTGATACCGTGAAAAATACCTCATCGACGCCAGCAGTAAACTGA
- the tyrA gene encoding bifunctional chorismate mutase/prephenate dehydrogenase, with translation MAVELNELRDQIDLVDKQMVDLLAQRLALVEKVGEVKSQHGLPIYVPEREATMLASRREEAEKQGVPPQLIEDILRRTMRESYASEKDSGFKCLNPELGSVVIVGGHGQLGGLFGRMFRLSGYDVKVLGSQDWERADEILDGAGLVVVTVPIHLTESVITKLNNLPENCILCDLTSIKSKPLNAMLRSHSGPVVGLHPMFGPDVPSLAKQVVVYCDGRGEETYQWLLKQIEIWGASLCKCEAQEHDHGMTLIQALRHFTSFAYGLHLSGENPNIENLLQLSSPIYRLELAMVGRLFAQDPNLYADIILSSDENIEMIKRFHQSFGNALAMLEGDNKQEFVESFEKVGEWFGGYSQQFMEESQKLLKQANDAIHR, from the coding sequence ATGGCAGTTGAACTGAATGAATTGAGAGATCAAATTGACCTAGTAGATAAGCAAATGGTCGATCTGCTGGCGCAAAGGCTAGCACTGGTAGAGAAAGTCGGGGAAGTAAAAAGTCAGCACGGTTTGCCTATTTACGTCCCTGAGCGCGAAGCCACTATGTTGGCTTCTCGTAGAGAAGAAGCTGAAAAACAAGGTGTTCCACCTCAGCTTATTGAAGACATTTTGCGTAGAACCATGCGCGAATCGTATGCCAGCGAAAAAGATTCAGGATTCAAATGCCTCAACCCAGAACTGGGTTCGGTTGTCATTGTTGGTGGACATGGCCAACTTGGGGGATTGTTTGGGCGTATGTTCCGCTTGTCTGGGTATGACGTAAAAGTACTCGGTAGCCAAGATTGGGAACGTGCCGATGAAATCCTCGATGGAGCAGGGCTCGTTGTTGTAACGGTTCCTATCCATTTGACGGAAAGTGTGATTACTAAGTTGAACAACCTCCCTGAAAATTGCATTTTGTGTGATTTGACGTCGATAAAGTCAAAACCACTCAACGCGATGTTGCGATCGCACTCTGGACCGGTTGTTGGGTTGCATCCTATGTTTGGTCCCGATGTGCCAAGCTTAGCAAAGCAGGTTGTTGTTTACTGCGATGGTCGTGGTGAGGAAACTTACCAATGGTTATTGAAACAAATTGAGATTTGGGGCGCGAGCCTGTGTAAGTGTGAAGCCCAAGAACACGATCATGGTATGACCCTGATCCAGGCTCTGCGCCACTTTACTTCTTTTGCATATGGTTTGCATTTAAGTGGAGAGAACCCCAATATCGAAAATCTATTGCAGCTAAGCTCCCCAATTTATAGGCTTGAACTTGCTATGGTTGGTCGTCTGTTTGCACAGGATCCGAATTTGTATGCTGATATCATTTTATCTTCCGATGAAAACATCGAAATGATTAAACGCTTCCACCAGAGCTTTGGTAATGCATTGGCCATGCTTGAGGGCGATAACAAACAAGAGTTTGTAGAAAGCTTTGAAAAGGTTGGAGAGTGGTTTGGTGGGTATTCCCAGCAGTTTATGGAAGAAAGTCAGAAGCTACTAAAACAAGCAAATGATGCCATTCATCGTTAA
- a CDS encoding 3-deoxy-7-phosphoheptulonate synthase → MQKSELSNIHISDEQVLITPNQLKDKIPLSDEARQFIQQSRQEIADIIDKKDHRLLVVCGPCSIHDLDAAKEYAKRLKALSEKLDDQIYIVMRVYFEKPRTTVGWKGLINDPHLNGTFDIEHGLHVARQLLVDLAEMKIPLATEALDPISPQYLADTFSWAAIGARTTESQTHREMASGLSMPVGFKNGTDGSLATAINAMQAASSGHRFMGINREGQVALLTTQGNPNGHVILRGGKQTNYDSVSVAECEEEMSKSGLDAALMVDCSHANSRKDFRRQPLVAEDVIHQIREGNKSIIGLMIESHINEGNQPSDIPVNEMAYGVSITDACINWDSTEALLTHAHQELVPFLQDRIKNQ, encoded by the coding sequence ATGCAAAAGAGCGAATTGAGCAACATACACATCAGTGACGAGCAGGTTCTAATTACACCTAATCAGTTGAAAGACAAAATCCCACTGAGCGATGAAGCGCGTCAGTTTATTCAGCAATCTCGTCAGGAGATAGCAGACATTATCGATAAGAAAGATCATCGTTTGTTGGTTGTCTGTGGACCTTGCTCAATTCATGATCTGGATGCCGCTAAAGAATACGCAAAGCGTCTGAAGGCATTGTCTGAAAAATTGGATGACCAGATTTACATCGTCATGCGTGTTTACTTTGAGAAGCCACGTACCACTGTTGGTTGGAAAGGGTTGATTAACGACCCTCACTTGAATGGCACATTCGACATTGAGCACGGGCTTCATGTGGCTCGCCAGCTGCTTGTCGATCTAGCTGAAATGAAAATCCCGCTAGCGACGGAAGCTCTAGACCCAATCAGCCCTCAGTACCTAGCTGATACGTTCAGTTGGGCGGCGATCGGTGCTAGAACAACGGAATCACAAACTCACCGTGAAATGGCCAGTGGTTTGTCTATGCCTGTTGGTTTCAAAAACGGTACGGATGGCAGCCTTGCGACCGCAATCAATGCAATGCAGGCAGCATCTTCTGGTCACCGCTTCATGGGGATTAACCGTGAAGGTCAGGTTGCTTTATTGACGACGCAAGGTAACCCTAATGGTCATGTTATTTTGCGTGGCGGTAAACAAACCAACTACGATTCCGTTTCTGTCGCAGAATGTGAAGAGGAAATGTCGAAGTCTGGACTGGATGCTGCTTTGATGGTGGATTGCAGTCACGCGAACTCGCGCAAAGATTTTCGTCGTCAGCCGCTTGTGGCCGAAGATGTTATTCATCAAATCCGCGAAGGAAACAAGTCGATTATCGGTCTGATGATTGAAAGCCATATTAACGAAGGTAATCAGCCTTCAGACATTCCAGTAAATGAGATGGCTTACGGGGTTTCCATCACCGATGCGTGTATCAATTGGGATTCAACTGAGGCACTATTAACGCATGCACACCAAGAGCTTGTGCCGTTTTTACAAGACAGAATAAAAAATCAATAA
- a CDS encoding sensor histidine kinase, whose product MDLILSLLQQMCVYLVLAYMLSKTPIFLPLLSISTRLSHKLSCYVLFSLFCIMGTYFGLQINDAIANTRAIGAVMGGLFGGPVVGFAVGLTGGMHRYSLGGFTDVACAISTTAEGLIGGVLHSYYVRKNRSSQLFNPLVVFSVTLFAEVVQMLIILIVAKPFAQSYQLVSAIAAPMIIANSVGAALFMSILQDRKTIFEKYSAAFSRRALTIAERSVGILSSGFNASNANKIARIIYEETKVGAVSITDKDKILAFVGIGDDHHKPNTPISSKSTLDAISNNKIIYLDGREQPYQCSLSENCKLGSALIIPLKAGEDVIGTIKLYEPKRKLFSTINMSMAEGIAQLLSSQILYGDYQEQQTLLTQAEIKLLHAQVNPHFLFNALNTISAITRRDPDKARDLIQHLSQFFRSNLKQNIETVRLKEELDHVNAYLTIEKARFSDRLEVEWAIDDALLEKIIPSFTLQPLVENAIKHGISQLLENGKVRIYSHTENGEHTIVVEDNAGLYQAPAQNHSGLGLDIVNKRLANLLGRSSTLHIDCQPQKYTRMSFKLPTTEAKEC is encoded by the coding sequence ATGGATCTCATACTATCTTTACTTCAGCAGATGTGCGTATACCTCGTACTGGCTTATATGCTGAGTAAAACCCCTATTTTTTTGCCACTACTTAGTATTTCTACGCGTTTAAGCCACAAACTTAGCTGTTACGTCCTTTTTTCTTTGTTTTGCATTATGGGGACGTACTTTGGCTTACAGATTAATGATGCAATCGCCAACACGCGAGCCATTGGCGCAGTCATGGGAGGTTTATTTGGTGGACCGGTTGTTGGCTTTGCCGTCGGTCTTACAGGGGGAATGCATCGTTACTCTCTTGGTGGTTTTACCGATGTTGCCTGCGCGATATCAACAACAGCTGAAGGACTCATTGGGGGCGTACTGCATAGTTACTACGTAAGAAAAAACAGGTCGAGCCAGCTCTTCAACCCCTTGGTGGTCTTCTCCGTCACACTCTTTGCAGAAGTTGTTCAGATGTTGATTATATTGATCGTTGCAAAGCCTTTTGCTCAGTCTTATCAGTTGGTCTCCGCCATTGCAGCACCAATGATCATCGCTAACTCTGTTGGTGCAGCCCTGTTCATGAGCATCTTACAAGATAGAAAAACCATTTTCGAAAAGTACTCCGCCGCATTTTCTCGGCGAGCACTCACGATAGCAGAACGTTCAGTTGGTATTCTGAGCTCTGGATTTAATGCCAGTAACGCAAACAAAATAGCGCGTATTATCTATGAAGAAACCAAAGTGGGTGCTGTATCCATTACCGACAAAGATAAGATTCTTGCCTTTGTGGGAATAGGTGATGATCACCATAAACCCAATACCCCCATATCATCGAAAAGCACTCTAGATGCGATTTCCAACAACAAAATCATTTACCTTGACGGCAGAGAACAGCCTTACCAGTGCTCCTTATCTGAGAATTGTAAGCTAGGCTCGGCGCTGATTATTCCGTTGAAAGCCGGAGAAGATGTAATAGGTACCATCAAGCTTTATGAACCCAAACGAAAGCTGTTTTCCACTATCAATATGTCGATGGCGGAGGGCATAGCCCAACTGCTTTCCAGCCAGATTTTGTATGGCGATTATCAAGAACAACAAACGCTTCTCACTCAGGCTGAAATTAAGCTACTTCACGCTCAAGTTAACCCGCATTTCCTGTTCAATGCTTTGAACACCATCAGTGCCATTACAAGACGAGACCCAGATAAGGCTAGGGATCTAATTCAACATTTATCTCAATTCTTCCGGAGTAATCTTAAGCAAAATATAGAAACGGTTCGGCTGAAAGAAGAATTGGATCACGTGAACGCGTACCTCACCATTGAAAAAGCGCGTTTTAGCGATCGTCTGGAAGTTGAATGGGCGATAGATGATGCCTTGCTAGAAAAAATTATTCCCAGCTTTACCCTACAGCCTCTGGTCGAAAATGCTATCAAGCATGGTATTTCTCAGCTTCTAGAAAATGGTAAAGTTCGAATATATAGCCATACCGAAAATGGCGAACACACCATAGTGGTTGAAGACAATGCGGGGCTCTATCAAGCGCCTGCACAGAACCACTCTGGATTAGGGCTGGATATTGTGAATAAGCGCCTCGCTAACCTACTGGGGCGATCATCAACATTACATATAGACTGCCAGCCACAGAAATACACAAGAATGAGCTTTAAACTCCCGACGACAGAGGCAAAGGAATGCTGA
- the btsR gene encoding two-component system response regulator BtsR, whose translation MLTALIIDDEQFAREELCELLAETQEIDVIDQASNAIEGLKKINACKPDVVFLDIHMPQVSGIELLSMLDPDTMPNVVFVTAYDQYAIQAFEDNAFDYLLKPVEPSRLQKCVSRLVKTARLKEPQNISALTQDKLEQVPCIGLNRIVIIPIQDVEFAYTDISGVQVKTAEQTATSQLTLKVLEQKTSLLRCHRQYLVNTQAIREIKLLEHGLAEIITQSGHPVPVSRRFLKSLKETLGIQ comes from the coding sequence ATGCTGACCGCTTTGATCATTGATGATGAACAATTTGCTCGAGAAGAACTGTGCGAATTACTGGCAGAAACCCAGGAGATCGATGTCATCGACCAAGCCAGTAATGCCATTGAAGGGTTAAAGAAAATCAACGCCTGTAAACCGGACGTGGTTTTTTTGGATATTCATATGCCTCAGGTTAGTGGTATTGAACTGCTCTCTATGCTCGATCCAGATACCATGCCCAATGTGGTGTTTGTTACTGCTTACGACCAATATGCGATTCAAGCTTTTGAGGACAATGCATTCGACTACCTCTTAAAACCCGTCGAACCATCCCGACTTCAAAAGTGTGTTTCTCGCCTAGTTAAAACCGCTCGGTTAAAAGAACCTCAAAACATATCTGCACTCACGCAAGATAAATTGGAGCAAGTCCCTTGTATCGGGCTAAATCGCATTGTCATTATCCCAATCCAAGATGTTGAGTTTGCTTACACTGACATTTCAGGGGTGCAAGTGAAAACCGCTGAGCAAACCGCTACGAGTCAGCTAACGCTAAAAGTACTCGAACAGAAAACATCGTTATTGCGGTGTCATCGCCAGTATCTGGTTAACACCCAAGCGATTCGGGAAATTAAATTGTTGGAACACGGTCTAGCTGAAATTATTACGCAAAGCGGGCACCCAGTGCCCGTTAGCCGAAGATTTTTGAAGAGTTTAAAAGAGACACTGGGTATTCAGTAA
- the nagZ gene encoding beta-N-acetylhexosaminidase, with the protein MGPLWIDVAGYELDAEDKEILQHPTVGGVILFSRNYYDNEQLLALNKSIRQAANRPILIGVDQEGGRVQRFKEGFSLIPPAQSFALQPNGKEAAKQAGFLMAAELIAHDIDLSFAPVLDKGHECKAIGNRAFGDDIESIVTYSSAFMEGMKTVGMATTGKHFPGHGGVITDTHYETAKDERDFIFEQDMAVFKAHIESGVLDAMMPAHVIYPEYDSQPASGSPYWLKQVLREQLGFTGIVFSDDLSMEGAGIMGSPAERAMQSLEAGCDMLLMCNNRDYTVSALDKLPISTVPNATSLLKTQSFSMSELRISDEWKSASEAMKRMLDC; encoded by the coding sequence ATGGGACCACTTTGGATTGATGTTGCCGGATACGAGCTGGATGCAGAAGACAAAGAAATACTGCAACACCCAACTGTAGGTGGGGTAATCCTGTTTTCGCGCAATTATTACGATAATGAGCAATTACTTGCGTTGAACAAAAGCATCCGACAAGCCGCCAATCGCCCAATATTGATTGGGGTGGATCAAGAAGGTGGACGTGTACAGCGCTTTAAAGAAGGGTTTAGCTTGATTCCACCAGCACAAAGCTTTGCCTTACAACCCAATGGCAAAGAGGCGGCAAAGCAAGCTGGGTTTTTGATGGCTGCCGAATTAATTGCCCATGATATCGACCTAAGTTTTGCCCCAGTTTTAGACAAAGGACATGAATGTAAAGCGATAGGAAATCGTGCCTTTGGTGACGATATTGAAAGTATCGTGACGTACAGTTCGGCATTTATGGAAGGAATGAAAACAGTTGGCATGGCGACAACAGGAAAGCACTTTCCTGGTCATGGCGGTGTAATAACCGATACTCACTATGAAACAGCCAAAGACGAAAGAGACTTCATTTTCGAACAAGATATGGCTGTGTTTAAGGCACATATAGAATCGGGTGTGTTGGATGCCATGATGCCAGCGCATGTTATTTACCCTGAATACGATTCACAGCCAGCCAGTGGCAGCCCTTATTGGTTGAAACAAGTATTAAGAGAGCAGTTAGGATTCACAGGCATCGTTTTCTCTGATGATCTTAGTATGGAAGGAGCGGGAATCATGGGATCACCAGCAGAACGTGCAATGCAATCGCTTGAAGCTGGGTGTGACATGTTACTGATGTGCAACAACCGAGATTATACCGTTAGTGCGTTGGACAAACTGCCGATAAGTACCGTACCAAATGCAACTAGCTTGCTGAAAACGCAAAGCTTCTCTATGAGCGAGCTACGTATCAGTGATGAATGGAAATCGGCATCGGAAGCCATGAAGCGAATGCTGGATTGTTAA
- a CDS encoding anhydro-N-acetylmuramic acid kinase codes for MNQNQYYIGVMSGTSLDGVDVALTEISESNISLIKSYVHPMPIELKQRILALCEGQPTSVKTIGELDHDLGALFADSVNALLETTSIEKQNIAAIGCHGQTVFHQPTGDTRFTMQLGDANIIASQTGIDTIADFRRKDMALGGQGAPLVPAFHQWLYESQESTTVILNIGGIANISVLHPTSPLIGYDTGPGNMLMDAWCQKHTGQPFDKGGAFANSGKVNPALLAQFMSDPYFSLASPKSTGRELFNLSWLDQFDGITHLKPEDIQATLLELTASSIALEVDKQSFGEEPTLLVCGGGAMNPVLMSRLNELLPTWHVKDTKNTGVDSEFMEAMAFAWLAQRRVHGLPSNAPEVTGARQLASLGVIYLAN; via the coding sequence GTGAATCAAAATCAGTATTACATTGGCGTGATGTCCGGAACGAGTTTGGATGGTGTTGATGTTGCCTTGACGGAAATATCTGAAAGCAATATTTCACTTATCAAAAGCTATGTTCATCCAATGCCTATAGAACTCAAACAGAGAATTCTAGCCCTATGTGAAGGGCAACCGACAAGCGTGAAAACCATCGGTGAGCTCGATCATGACCTTGGCGCTCTCTTTGCTGACAGTGTCAATGCATTACTGGAAACCACGTCGATAGAGAAGCAAAACATCGCAGCAATTGGTTGCCATGGGCAAACCGTTTTCCACCAGCCTACTGGAGATACTCGTTTTACTATGCAATTAGGGGATGCAAACATAATAGCCTCCCAAACAGGTATTGATACTATTGCTGACTTTCGCCGAAAAGATATGGCGTTAGGGGGGCAAGGCGCGCCGTTAGTCCCCGCTTTTCATCAGTGGTTGTATGAATCCCAAGAGTCCACCACAGTTATTTTGAATATCGGTGGAATTGCTAACATTTCCGTACTACACCCTACTTCCCCACTAATTGGTTACGATACAGGGCCAGGCAACATGCTAATGGACGCTTGGTGCCAAAAGCATACCGGTCAGCCCTTCGATAAAGGCGGTGCGTTCGCCAATTCTGGCAAAGTTAACCCTGCTCTACTCGCGCAGTTTATGTCGGATCCTTACTTTTCTCTTGCCTCCCCGAAAAGTACAGGGAGAGAGCTTTTTAACCTGAGTTGGTTGGATCAGTTTGATGGTATTACTCATCTAAAACCAGAGGATATACAAGCTACGCTCTTGGAACTCACCGCATCCAGCATTGCCTTAGAAGTAGATAAACAAAGTTTCGGCGAAGAGCCTACTTTGTTGGTTTGTGGAGGAGGCGCTATGAACCCAGTACTGATGAGTAGGCTCAATGAATTGCTCCCTACTTGGCATGTAAAAGATACCAAAAATACGGGCGTTGACAGTGAATTCATGGAAGCAATGGCGTTTGCTTGGCTAGCCCAACGACGTGTTCATGGCCTTCCTAGTAATGCGCCTGAGGTAACTGGAGCACGTCAACTCGCTTCATTAGGTGTAATATACCTCGCAAATTAA
- the murQ gene encoding N-acetylmuramic acid 6-phosphate etherase: protein MANDALLSALAHLVSEGRNPDTMDIDLLSSLEIVEKLNQQDQQVPTAIAKELPNIASAVDKISNAFLKGGRLIYLGAGTSGRLGVLDASECPPTFGVSDQMVIGLIAGGKEAMFKAQEGAEDNKLLGKEDLSGITLTEKDVVVGIAASGRTPYVIGGLEYANEVGAYSIALSCNPSSPIAKCAQLAISPVVGPEALTGSTRLKSGTAQKLVLNMLSTASMIRIGKSYQNLMVDVKASNEKLIARAVRIVVQATDCSKEEAREKLEQTHYDVKLAILMLLTGNDLNTAQKQLSNQQGFLRRAVEESQADESEIEKQNKIAPQ from the coding sequence ATGGCTAATGACGCACTACTCTCTGCTCTTGCACACCTTGTGTCGGAAGGACGAAACCCTGACACCATGGATATCGATCTTTTGTCTTCGCTTGAAATCGTTGAAAAACTCAATCAGCAAGATCAGCAAGTCCCGACAGCCATAGCAAAAGAGCTCCCCAATATCGCCTCCGCGGTAGACAAGATTTCCAACGCTTTCTTGAAGGGTGGCAGACTTATCTATTTAGGCGCGGGAACTAGCGGTCGTTTAGGTGTTTTGGATGCTTCTGAATGCCCTCCCACGTTCGGCGTGTCAGATCAAATGGTCATCGGGCTTATTGCGGGTGGGAAAGAAGCTATGTTTAAAGCTCAAGAAGGCGCAGAAGACAATAAACTCTTAGGTAAAGAGGATTTATCGGGCATTACCTTGACCGAAAAAGACGTTGTGGTTGGCATTGCTGCCAGTGGCAGAACCCCTTATGTGATAGGTGGTTTGGAGTACGCCAATGAAGTTGGAGCATACTCTATCGCATTGTCTTGCAACCCTAGCTCTCCCATTGCGAAATGTGCCCAACTCGCCATTAGCCCAGTTGTTGGTCCCGAAGCGTTAACCGGGTCGACGCGTTTGAAGTCGGGTACGGCTCAGAAACTCGTACTGAACATGCTTTCTACAGCGAGCATGATCCGAATAGGGAAAAGCTACCAAAACCTCATGGTGGATGTAAAAGCCAGTAACGAAAAGCTCATTGCCCGTGCCGTTAGAATTGTTGTTCAGGCAACGGATTGTTCAAAGGAGGAAGCCAGAGAGAAGCTAGAACAAACTCACTATGATGTGAAGCTAGCGATATTGATGTTGCTGACTGGCAATGATCTCAACACAGCCCAAAAACAGTTATCAAACCAACAAGGTTTTTTACGCCGTGCAGTCGAAGAATCCCAAGCAGATGAGTCAGAGATCGAAAAGCAGAACAAAATAGCCCCTCAATAA
- a CDS encoding DUF2799 domain-containing protein, with translation MKQRLVALVMGTLLVGCSPSEFLTDDSDWYSVGYRDGVKGQTQRSFQDLAEYGQVNHADYDQGYLAGVKEYCNPAFAYQIGLSGSFYEGVCEGMPEAQKFRMEWQRGWNQGSGRSE, from the coding sequence ATGAAACAACGTTTAGTGGCTTTAGTAATGGGAACATTGCTTGTTGGGTGTTCACCCAGCGAGTTTTTGACCGATGACAGTGACTGGTATTCAGTTGGCTACCGAGATGGCGTGAAAGGTCAGACCCAGCGTTCTTTTCAAGATTTGGCGGAATATGGTCAAGTAAATCATGCGGATTATGATCAAGGCTATCTCGCTGGTGTCAAAGAGTATTGCAATCCCGCCTTTGCCTATCAGATAGGGTTGTCCGGCAGTTTTTACGAAGGCGTTTGTGAGGGCATGCCAGAAGCACAAAAGTTTCGGATGGAATGGCAACGAGGCTGGAATCAAGGTTCTGGGCGAAGCGAGTAA
- a CDS encoding transporter substrate-binding protein, with protein sequence MKTIPIGVLYSSQSQYRKVSYQTLIGTQFGISQVNANPRFNFKLGAIHKDPFGDLSRYAKQTERLFNQGVEHIFGTTTLDSRMLALDVVQRHSGLLWTSSLSGAQPKHSNLLEFGSSPDQHLLPLLEYSFAKYGTHAAVVSPNDQLGWDLSALTSSFFDTGGGALSFNNFYREGCQAFEYTLKSLLIARPKFVVNHLMGNASYAFLKALNQRWKGKPIPVICTHLSRSESVALGALPNLVLLCGSNFFEQVNPMFSQRVYRDFAKVYVSGGFVSAYLSVLALAYSIKRAESSDPKDVKRALTSITLPAPFGGKALFTNHYLKQPSFVAQLNEEDVTLLETENVCSERRTINTSQLAALE encoded by the coding sequence ATGAAGACCATTCCCATCGGTGTACTTTATTCAAGTCAAAGCCAATACCGAAAAGTAAGCTATCAAACTTTGATAGGTACACAGTTTGGTATTTCACAAGTGAACGCCAATCCTCGATTCAATTTTAAGTTAGGCGCTATCCATAAAGACCCGTTTGGCGATTTATCTCGTTATGCAAAACAGACCGAGCGTCTTTTTAACCAAGGGGTAGAGCATATCTTTGGCACGACGACCCTAGATTCTAGAATGTTAGCCTTGGATGTTGTTCAGCGTCATTCGGGGCTGCTTTGGACCTCGTCTCTGTCTGGGGCTCAGCCTAAACATTCAAATTTGTTGGAATTCGGCTCCTCTCCGGATCAGCACCTTCTTCCATTGCTTGAATATTCCTTTGCGAAATATGGTACTCATGCTGCGGTTGTTAGCCCTAACGATCAGCTCGGCTGGGATTTAAGTGCGCTGACATCTTCTTTCTTCGATACAGGAGGCGGTGCCTTGAGTTTTAATAATTTTTATCGAGAAGGTTGCCAAGCTTTTGAATACACATTGAAGTCTTTGCTGATTGCGCGCCCTAAATTTGTCGTAAACCATCTGATGGGGAATGCGAGCTACGCTTTTTTAAAAGCGCTTAACCAACGTTGGAAAGGTAAACCGATTCCAGTCATTTGCACGCACCTAAGCCGCAGTGAGTCAGTTGCTTTGGGGGCTCTGCCTAACTTAGTTTTGCTGTGTGGAAGTAATTTCTTTGAGCAAGTTAACCCAATGTTTTCTCAGCGTGTATACCGAGATTTTGCGAAAGTGTACGTTTCTGGTGGCTTTGTTTCAGCTTATTTATCTGTGCTGGCATTGGCGTACTCAATCAAACGAGCTGAAAGCTCAGATCCGAAAGACGTCAAGCGAGCACTCACCTCGATTACTTTGCCTGCTCCATTTGGCGGAAAAGCGCTTTTTACCAATCATTACTTAAAGCAGCCCAGTTTCGTTGCCCAGCTCAATGAGGAGGACGTTACCTTATTGGAAACGGAAAACGTGTGCTCGGAAAGAAGAACAATCAACACTTCGCAACTTGCTGCCTTGGAATAA